The following proteins are encoded in a genomic region of Sulfurimonas sp. HSL3-7:
- a CDS encoding low molecular weight protein-tyrosine-phosphatase — protein MVRSILFVCHANICRSPIAEAIASKIARNRGLDLTIDSCGLSSLYAGEMPCNYSVRIAGEHGIDISSMRARQITYKDIDTFELIIAHDDKNRLELMEMGAKNVLKLGAFGYNGGDIPDPHLFPSYEGVDEVYAIIERCVTNLLEELTEK, from the coding sequence GTGGTCAGATCGATCCTCTTTGTCTGTCACGCTAACATATGCCGCTCACCTATTGCAGAGGCTATTGCAAGCAAGATTGCCAGAAACAGAGGGCTCGATCTCACAATCGACTCCTGTGGTTTAAGCAGCTTGTACGCGGGGGAGATGCCCTGCAACTATTCTGTCCGTATCGCAGGGGAGCACGGTATCGACATCTCTTCGATGCGCGCGCGCCAGATAACCTACAAAGATATCGATACCTTTGAGCTGATCATCGCGCACGACGACAAAAACAGACTGGAGCTTATGGAAATGGGTGCTAAGAATGTTTTAAAACTGGGGGCTTTCGGCTATAACGGCGGGGATATCCCCGACCCCCACTTGTTCCCGAGTTATGAAGGGGTAGACGAGGTCTATGCGATAATCGAGCGCTGTGTCACCAATCTGTTAGAAGAACTAACAGAAAAGTAA
- a CDS encoding AMP-binding protein, whose protein sequence is MSKPFIHLPELTLKALFDYSIEHYGDRPALGQVDGECMRYAEFASKVAQVQQQLRSHGIRRGDKVALYSENMPNWGVIYFAVTTMGAVIVPVLPDFHPAEALHIANHAECKAAFISQKLFEAVLDEVQPPAMRLVVYTNNLEVLEKLSVPSKVDMALQKGGEHLNRAMGKLGRENDTAPIKEDDLAAIIYTSGTTGSSKGVMLSHKNLAFEATAAQHIVDIYPEDRFLSILPMAHTYECTIGFLIPFLNGASVYYLAKPPTPTLLIRAMASVKPTFMLSVPLVIEKIYKNKILPNFHKNVVMRTLYAVPFVRKQLNKIAGKKLMETFGGELRFFGIGGAALSPTVELFLREAGFPYCIGYGLTETAPLLAGTNPSITKFRAIGPSLHGVELQLRDKNEKGVGVLWARGPNVMKGYYKDPEKTAAVMDDEGWFNTEDIGYFDEDGYFFMSGRAKNIIVRPSGENIYPEQVEAAINMHELVADALVFDDNGKLTARINLDYEKLDELFGVSNTSETRMHKKIEKILEEIRTEVNENLSSFSRIHKVIEQREPFVKTPTKKIKRYLYVEAK, encoded by the coding sequence ATGAGCAAACCGTTCATTCATCTGCCGGAACTGACGTTGAAGGCGCTTTTCGATTACAGTATTGAACACTACGGCGACCGTCCGGCTCTGGGGCAGGTAGATGGTGAATGCATGCGCTATGCCGAATTTGCATCCAAAGTTGCGCAGGTGCAGCAGCAGCTTCGTTCGCACGGTATCCGCCGGGGAGACAAGGTGGCGCTCTACAGTGAGAACATGCCCAACTGGGGCGTGATCTATTTTGCCGTTACGACAATGGGTGCGGTCATCGTCCCGGTACTGCCCGATTTTCACCCCGCCGAAGCGCTGCATATCGCCAATCACGCCGAGTGCAAAGCGGCGTTTATTTCGCAGAAGCTGTTTGAAGCTGTTTTGGATGAAGTGCAGCCGCCGGCAATGCGGCTTGTCGTCTATACCAACAACCTGGAAGTATTGGAGAAGCTCTCCGTGCCGAGCAAGGTGGATATGGCCCTGCAGAAAGGCGGGGAGCATCTAAACAGAGCGATGGGTAAACTTGGCCGTGAGAACGACACGGCCCCGATCAAAGAAGATGATCTCGCCGCCATCATTTACACCTCCGGTACAACGGGGAGTTCGAAAGGGGTGATGCTGAGCCACAAGAACCTTGCCTTTGAGGCGACGGCGGCACAGCATATTGTCGACATCTATCCCGAAGACCGTTTTCTCTCCATCCTGCCGATGGCGCATACCTACGAATGCACGATAGGTTTTCTTATCCCGTTTCTCAACGGGGCATCGGTCTACTACCTCGCCAAACCACCGACCCCGACACTTCTGATCAGGGCGATGGCGAGCGTCAAACCGACCTTTATGCTGAGTGTGCCGCTTGTGATCGAGAAGATCTACAAGAACAAGATCCTGCCGAACTTTCATAAGAACGTTGTTATGCGCACCCTCTATGCCGTTCCGTTTGTCCGCAAACAGCTCAACAAGATAGCCGGGAAAAAGCTGATGGAGACCTTTGGCGGTGAACTGCGCTTTTTCGGTATCGGCGGTGCGGCTCTTTCACCGACGGTCGAGCTGTTTCTCCGCGAAGCCGGTTTCCCCTACTGTATCGGTTACGGATTGACCGAGACCGCCCCCCTGCTGGCAGGTACCAACCCGTCAATCACCAAGTTCCGTGCCATTGGCCCTTCCCTGCACGGCGTAGAGCTTCAACTGCGCGACAAGAACGAAAAAGGGGTTGGCGTGCTCTGGGCGCGCGGCCCGAATGTGATGAAGGGCTACTACAAGGACCCCGAAAAGACAGCTGCCGTCATGGACGATGAAGGGTGGTTCAACACCGAAGATATCGGCTACTTTGATGAAGACGGCTATTTCTTTATGAGCGGCCGTGCTAAAAACATTATTGTCCGTCCGTCCGGGGAAAACATCTATCCGGAACAGGTGGAAGCCGCGATCAATATGCACGAACTGGTCGCTGACGCGTTGGTGTTTGACGACAACGGAAAATTGACGGCACGGATCAATCTTGATTATGAAAAACTCGACGAGCTGTTTGGTGTCAGCAACACCTCCGAGACCAGGATGCACAAGAAGATCGAAAAGATTCTCGAAGAGATCCGTACCGAAGTCAACGAGAACCTCTCTTCGTTTTCCCGTATTCACAAGGTGATCGAGCAACGCGAACCCTTCGTCAAGACACCGACGAAGAAGATAAAGCGCTATCTCTATGTCGAGGCAAAGTAG
- a CDS encoding class I SAM-dependent methyltransferase — MSIQKMWNEKFSREGFLYGKEPNAFLASNKTLFSPESTILMLGEGEGRTACYMASKGFRVSALDASDVGLEKTRALADEMGVKVETIHADLDTWRSREKYRGVLTSFLHLPDPLRTEAFSHAVDILENGGYFVGEFFSLKQLSRDSGGPKMAELLYTLESLEKIFSRDDVKIIRLEACVDYLCEGSGHQGDAELIRIIAQKI; from the coding sequence GTGAGTATTCAAAAGATGTGGAATGAGAAGTTTTCCCGTGAAGGTTTTTTGTACGGTAAAGAGCCGAATGCCTTTCTCGCGTCGAATAAGACGCTTTTTAGCCCGGAAAGCACTATTTTGATGTTGGGTGAAGGTGAAGGCAGAACAGCGTGTTATATGGCCTCTAAAGGCTTTAGAGTGAGTGCTTTGGATGCTTCGGACGTCGGGCTTGAGAAGACCAGGGCTTTGGCGGATGAGATGGGTGTCAAAGTCGAGACTATTCATGCAGATCTCGATACATGGCGGAGCAGAGAGAAATACCGTGGTGTTTTGACCTCATTTCTGCACCTGCCCGATCCGCTGAGGACAGAAGCCTTCAGCCATGCGGTCGATATACTTGAGAACGGCGGTTATTTTGTGGGGGAGTTCTTTTCGCTCAAACAGCTCTCGCGTGATTCGGGCGGACCCAAGATGGCGGAGCTTCTCTACACGCTTGAATCGCTTGAAAAGATTTTCAGCCGCGATGATGTGAAGATCATTAGGCTCGAGGCGTGTGTCGATTACCTCTGCGAAGGCAGCGGCCATCAGGGCGATGCCGAACTGATACGTATCATTGCACAAAAGATTTGA
- a CDS encoding protein-L-isoaspartate(D-aspartate) O-methyltransferase, with the protein MDKITAIKTKRMADEIDSVFKLSPKVKEAIINTNREKFVPVAMRQHAYRLDALPIGAKQWISSPLTVAKMTEYLEPEGADRVLEIGCGSGYQAAVLSHLFRGVFSIERIESLMVEAKQRFRELGIQNVHTRTDDGQKGWVQYAPYDRILFSAAPTHIPQALIDQLVPRGVLVAPIEKDGKQVITRFVKIGDELIEDELETCEFVPVLDGVQR; encoded by the coding sequence ATCGATAAAATAACAGCAATTAAAACAAAACGCATGGCCGATGAGATCGACAGCGTCTTTAAACTCAGCCCGAAGGTCAAAGAGGCGATTATCAATACAAATCGTGAAAAGTTCGTTCCTGTCGCGATGCGTCAGCACGCTTATAGGCTGGATGCTTTGCCTATAGGGGCAAAACAGTGGATCTCTTCACCGTTGACCGTGGCGAAAATGACCGAGTACCTTGAGCCTGAAGGGGCCGACAGGGTTTTGGAGATAGGCTGCGGCAGCGGTTATCAGGCAGCAGTGCTTTCGCATCTTTTTCGCGGCGTCTTTTCGATAGAGCGTATTGAGTCGCTGATGGTGGAGGCAAAGCAACGTTTTAGAGAGCTCGGTATTCAAAATGTGCATACCCGCACCGACGACGGGCAAAAAGGGTGGGTCCAGTACGCGCCGTACGACCGTATACTTTTTTCGGCAGCACCGACCCATATTCCGCAGGCACTGATCGATCAACTTGTTCCCAGGGGTGTACTCGTCGCTCCGATAGAAAAGGACGGAAAACAGGTGATCACCCGCTTTGTCAAGATCGGCGATGAGTTGATCGAAGATGAGCTGGAGACGTGCGAATTTGTACCTGTTCTTGACGGTGTACAACGGTAG
- a CDS encoding carbon-nitrogen hydrolase family protein, which translates to MTTFKERPLCSLAFASEANSYEENLSALLSLVKKAPSNAVIVFPEVAVTNFDYDHFEAAAAYAEVITGALSEAAQEQIIIATMIEKRQDGKTYNVAKVFHQGRVVHEQAKVKLFTFGGEHDYFAPGDESEITLFDVDGLRFGMLICFELRFKALWQKLEGADIMLIPAQWGKLRSQNFVILTNALAIMNQCYVVASDAKNSDTSGMSGLITPFGEERRNGGLVCLEGNFSEKEVRKMRRYLDVGIA; encoded by the coding sequence TTGACGACTTTTAAAGAGCGCCCGCTCTGTTCGCTCGCCTTTGCCAGCGAGGCTAACAGTTATGAAGAAAACCTCTCCGCGTTACTTTCTCTCGTCAAAAAAGCACCTTCAAATGCCGTGATCGTTTTTCCTGAAGTAGCAGTCACCAATTTTGATTATGATCATTTTGAAGCGGCGGCGGCTTATGCGGAGGTTATTACCGGGGCACTCAGTGAGGCGGCACAAGAGCAGATCATCATCGCAACGATGATAGAGAAGCGCCAAGACGGGAAGACATACAATGTCGCAAAGGTGTTTCATCAGGGGCGTGTTGTCCATGAACAGGCCAAGGTAAAGCTGTTTACATTCGGCGGCGAGCATGACTATTTTGCGCCGGGAGACGAGAGCGAGATCACACTTTTCGACGTGGATGGGCTCCGTTTCGGCATGCTGATCTGTTTTGAACTGCGTTTTAAAGCGCTTTGGCAGAAGCTGGAGGGGGCGGACATAATGTTAATTCCAGCACAATGGGGTAAACTACGCAGTCAAAATTTTGTAATCCTCACCAATGCGCTGGCCATTATGAACCAGTGTTATGTTGTGGCTTCCGATGCAAAGAACAGTGACACAAGCGGGATGAGCGGTCTCATCACGCCTTTCGGCGAAGAGCGCCGAAACGGTGGTCTGGTCTGCTTAGAGGGAAATTTCAGTGAAAAAGAGGTGCGTAAAATGCGCCGATATTTGGATGTAGGTATAGCGTGA
- a CDS encoding ribonucleotide-diphosphate reductase subunit beta, producing the protein MKRKKIYNPESKEHVNDRKIFGGNPTGIFELNNIKYQWAYNLWEVMLNNTWFPKEVDMTRDANDYKNLTDGEKTAYDKALSQLIFMDSLQTNNLIDNVNPYVTAPEINLILVRQSFEEALHSQSYAVMVDSISQNSAEIYDLWRKDVMLKSKNDAIASKYELLSENPTDTNFLKACFANQILEGIYFYSGFTYIYTLARAGKMLGSAQMIRFIQRDEVTHLILFQNLINSLRREKPELFTEELIEEVYQMFRDAVKLEASWGKYITQGQILGLTDAILEQYIQYLADERLRAVKLEPIYNVKNPIKWVDDFASFNDQKTNFFEGTVTNYSKGSLSFDDF; encoded by the coding sequence ATCAAGCGCAAAAAAATCTATAATCCGGAGTCCAAGGAACACGTCAACGACCGCAAGATCTTCGGCGGAAATCCAACCGGTATTTTTGAACTTAACAACATTAAATATCAATGGGCCTACAATCTTTGGGAGGTGATGCTGAACAACACCTGGTTTCCCAAAGAGGTTGATATGACCCGCGACGCCAATGACTATAAAAACCTGACTGACGGTGAGAAGACAGCCTATGACAAGGCCCTTTCTCAGCTGATCTTTATGGATTCGCTGCAGACCAACAACCTGATTGACAACGTCAACCCCTATGTCACTGCGCCTGAGATCAACCTTATCTTGGTGCGCCAGTCGTTTGAAGAGGCGCTGCATTCACAATCCTACGCGGTTATGGTGGATTCGATCTCGCAAAACTCTGCCGAGATATATGATCTTTGGCGCAAAGATGTCATGCTTAAATCCAAGAACGATGCTATCGCGAGCAAGTATGAGTTGCTTTCGGAGAATCCGACCGATACCAACTTCCTGAAAGCCTGTTTTGCGAACCAGATACTGGAAGGGATCTATTTCTACAGCGGTTTCACTTACATCTACACATTGGCCCGCGCAGGCAAGATGCTCGGCTCGGCACAGATGATCCGTTTCATCCAGCGTGATGAAGTGACGCACCTTATTCTTTTTCAAAACCTTATCAACTCGCTGCGCCGTGAAAAACCCGAGCTTTTTACCGAAGAGCTTATTGAAGAGGTCTATCAGATGTTCAGAGATGCTGTTAAACTGGAAGCATCCTGGGGTAAATACATCACACAGGGCCAAATTCTGGGACTTACGGACGCGATTCTGGAACAGTATATTCAGTATCTTGCCGATGAGCGCCTTCGTGCGGTGAAGCTGGAACCGATCTATAATGTGAAAAATCCGATCAAATGGGTGGATGACTTTGCTTCATTTAATGACCAAAAGACCAACTTCTTTGAAGGTACGGTTACCAATTACTCCAAGGGTTCACTGAGTTTTGACGACTTTTAA
- a CDS encoding protein adenylyltransferase SelO: protein MKLQELNVEMPYLELEDEFHDKTDITPLKDPFLISYSLDAAELLGVDLAGQEELLVKIMNGETHLKGSEPFSMCYAGHQFGYFVPRLGDGRAINLGRTENNWNLQLKGSGPTLYSRQGDGRAVLRSSIREYLMSEAMCGLHIATSRALALIGSDHDVAREKWEKGAIVLRMSTSWVRFGTFEYFYAKKKFDKLEALADYVMDESYPHLKGRDDAYFLMFEELVDRTALLLAKWQGVGFNHGVMNTDNMSIAGLTIDYGPYAFLDDYDFGYICNHTDTHGRYAFGQQPNVAQWNLSMLMRALSPLVNIERMQEALEKFGEIYSGYYMGFMRKKLGFTTEDDDDISVLRWLFSIMQQESIDYNYFFRVLSRYDGDKTALLALCELEEPLSEWLDYYEKRLEKENSEAEERHKQMLATNPKYVLKNYMLQYAIDKAERGDFSGVAELLMLARTPFDEHEAFESFAKPSPKSVKNLKLSCSS from the coding sequence ATGAAATTACAAGAACTTAATGTCGAAATGCCCTACCTCGAACTTGAGGATGAGTTTCACGACAAAACCGATATTACCCCGTTGAAAGACCCTTTTCTGATCAGTTACAGTCTCGATGCGGCAGAGTTGCTTGGCGTCGATCTAGCGGGTCAGGAGGAGCTCCTGGTCAAGATCATGAACGGTGAAACGCATCTGAAGGGTTCCGAGCCTTTTTCGATGTGTTATGCCGGCCACCAGTTCGGCTACTTTGTGCCGCGTCTGGGTGACGGCCGTGCCATCAATCTCGGCAGAACAGAAAACAACTGGAACCTGCAGCTGAAGGGGTCCGGACCAACCCTCTATTCGCGTCAGGGTGACGGCCGCGCCGTGCTTCGCTCTTCAATCCGAGAATACCTGATGAGCGAGGCGATGTGCGGCCTGCATATTGCCACTTCCCGCGCTCTTGCCCTGATCGGTTCCGACCACGATGTTGCGAGAGAGAAGTGGGAAAAGGGTGCAATCGTCCTGCGGATGTCGACGTCATGGGTCCGTTTCGGCACCTTCGAGTACTTTTATGCCAAAAAGAAGTTCGACAAGCTCGAAGCGCTGGCCGACTATGTGATGGATGAGAGCTATCCGCATCTCAAGGGGCGCGATGATGCCTATTTCCTGATGTTCGAAGAGCTGGTCGACCGTACGGCACTCCTGCTCGCGAAGTGGCAGGGTGTCGGTTTCAACCACGGTGTGATGAACACGGACAACATGTCAATCGCCGGGCTGACGATTGATTACGGGCCGTACGCCTTTCTGGACGATTACGACTTCGGCTATATCTGCAACCATACCGACACCCACGGCCGCTACGCCTTTGGCCAGCAGCCCAACGTGGCGCAGTGGAACCTGAGCATGCTGATGCGTGCGCTGTCGCCTCTGGTCAACATCGAGCGTATGCAGGAGGCTTTAGAGAAGTTCGGCGAGATCTACAGCGGTTACTATATGGGTTTCATGCGTAAAAAACTGGGCTTTACGACTGAAGATGATGATGACATTTCGGTGTTGCGCTGGCTCTTTAGTATCATGCAGCAAGAGAGCATCGATTATAACTACTTCTTCAGGGTGCTCAGCCGTTATGACGGGGATAAAACAGCTTTGTTAGCACTTTGCGAGCTGGAAGAGCCTCTTTCTGAGTGGCTTGACTATTATGAGAAGCGTTTGGAAAAAGAGAATTCGGAGGCAGAGGAGCGTCACAAACAGATGTTAGCGACCAATCCGAAATATGTGTTGAAAAACTATATGCTGCAGTATGCCATCGATAAAGCAGAACGCGGCGATTTTTCCGGAGTCGCAGAACTTTTGATGTTAGCGCGCACACCGTTTGACGAGCATGAAGCATTTGAGAGTTTTGCGAAGCCGTCACCCAAGAGTGTGAAGAATTTGAAGCTGTCGTGCTCTTCATAG
- the typA gene encoding translational GTPase TypA yields MQKIRNIAVIAHVDHGKTTLVDGLLQQSGTFGEHEAHDERAMDSNDIEKERGITILSKNTAIRYGDHKINIIDTPGHADFGGEVERVLKMVDGALILVDAYEGVMPQTKFVVKKMLAMGITPIVVINKIDKPSAEPDRVVDEVFDLFVDMGASDEQQDFTVVYAAARDGIAKMDMEEEDGDFTCLFNTILEKVPEPQGDKSNPAQAQVFTLDYDNYVGKIGIARIFNGEIAKGDNVLLAKADGEMVKGRITKLIGFLGLNRMEIDRAEAGDIVAFAGLETVDVGDTVCDPANPQALDPMHIEEPTLSVIFSVNNSPLAGQEGKHVTSNKIQERLEAEMVTNVAMKYERIGEGKFRVSGRGELQITVLAENMRREGFEFGISRPEVIVREIEGVKCEPFEHLVIDVPEELGGGVIERLGKRKAEMKSMIPMGSGFQRIEFEIPARSLIGFRGQFLTDTKGEGVMNHSFLEFRPYSGTVESRPYGALVSMENGAAMAFSLFGLQDRGVLFIGPQTKVYEGMIIGEHSRSNDLAVNPIKGKAQSNVRSSGADEAIKLVPPRDLSLERALEWIEDDELLEVTPESIRVRKVYLTESERRRHSRK; encoded by the coding sequence ATGCAAAAAATTAGAAACATTGCCGTTATCGCGCACGTTGACCATGGTAAGACAACACTTGTTGATGGCCTGCTTCAACAATCAGGTACTTTCGGAGAGCATGAAGCGCATGATGAACGTGCTATGGACTCTAACGATATCGAAAAAGAGCGTGGTATTACGATCCTTTCGAAAAACACAGCGATCCGCTACGGCGACCATAAGATCAACATCATTGACACTCCGGGCCACGCCGACTTCGGTGGTGAGGTTGAGCGCGTACTGAAGATGGTTGACGGGGCACTGATCCTTGTCGATGCCTACGAAGGTGTTATGCCGCAGACCAAGTTTGTTGTTAAAAAGATGCTGGCGATGGGTATTACACCGATCGTTGTCATCAACAAGATCGATAAACCGTCTGCCGAGCCGGACCGCGTTGTTGACGAAGTGTTTGACCTTTTCGTCGACATGGGCGCAAGTGACGAGCAGCAGGACTTTACGGTTGTTTATGCAGCGGCCCGTGACGGTATCGCGAAAATGGATATGGAAGAGGAAGACGGTGACTTCACCTGTCTGTTCAATACAATCCTGGAAAAAGTTCCTGAGCCTCAGGGTGACAAATCGAACCCTGCCCAGGCGCAGGTTTTCACGCTTGACTACGACAACTATGTCGGTAAGATCGGTATCGCCCGTATCTTCAACGGTGAGATAGCAAAAGGCGACAACGTTCTTCTTGCAAAAGCAGACGGTGAGATGGTCAAAGGGCGTATTACGAAACTGATCGGTTTCCTTGGCCTTAACCGTATGGAGATCGACAGAGCCGAAGCGGGTGACATCGTTGCATTCGCCGGTCTTGAGACGGTTGACGTCGGTGATACGGTCTGTGACCCTGCAAATCCGCAGGCTCTTGATCCGATGCATATCGAAGAGCCGACGCTTTCGGTAATCTTCTCGGTCAATAACTCGCCGCTTGCAGGTCAGGAAGGTAAACATGTTACTTCCAACAAGATCCAGGAACGTCTAGAAGCGGAGATGGTGACCAACGTTGCGATGAAATACGAGCGTATCGGTGAAGGTAAATTCCGCGTCTCTGGACGTGGTGAGCTACAAATCACGGTTCTTGCTGAAAATATGCGTCGTGAAGGATTCGAATTCGGTATCTCCCGTCCGGAAGTCATCGTTCGTGAGATCGAAGGCGTAAAATGTGAGCCGTTCGAGCACCTGGTCATCGATGTTCCTGAAGAACTTGGCGGCGGTGTTATCGAACGTCTTGGTAAACGCAAGGCTGAAATGAAATCGATGATCCCGATGGGTTCAGGTTTCCAGCGTATCGAGTTTGAGATCCCTGCCCGTTCACTGATCGGTTTCCGCGGCCAGTTCCTGACGGATACGAAAGGCGAAGGCGTTATGAACCACTCGTTCCTCGAGTTCCGACCATACTCCGGAACAGTTGAGTCACGTCCATACGGTGCACTGGTCTCTATGGAGAACGGTGCCGCTATGGCCTTCTCACTGTTCGGTCTTCAGGACCGCGGCGTCCTGTTTATCGGGCCGCAGACAAAAGTCTACGAAGGTATGATCATCGGCGAGCACTCTCGTTCAAATGACCTTGCGGTCAACCCGATCAAAGGAAAAGCACAGTCAAATGTCCGTTCTTCTGGCGCTGACGAGGCGATCAAACTTGTTCCGCCACGTGACCTTTCACTGGAACGTGCACTTGAGTGGATCGAAGATGATGAGCTTCTTGAGGTCACGCCTGAGAGCATCCGTGTCCGTAAAGTATACTTGACAGAGTCTGAGCGTCGCCGCCACTCTAGAAAGTAA
- a CDS encoding cold-shock protein — protein sequence MAELQNGTVKWFNDEKGFGFIQPENGGADLFVHFRQVNSTGYGRVSLAEGQKVTFEIGEGQKGPQAENVTPL from the coding sequence ATGGCAGAATTGCAAAATGGAACCGTAAAATGGTTCAATGATGAAAAAGGTTTTGGATTTATCCAACCGGAAAACGGCGGCGCAGATCTATTCGTACACTTCCGTCAGGTAAACAGTACGGGGTATGGCCGTGTTTCTTTGGCTGAAGGCCAAAAAGTGACATTTGAGATCGGTGAAGGTCAAAAAGGTCCTCAAGCAGAAAACGTTACACCACTGTAA
- the dgt gene encoding dGTP triphosphohydrolase, protein MQPHERFYGINDDFRSPYARDRDRVIHSGSFRKLEYKTQVFLNQEGDFFRTRLTHSLEVSQIARSISSQLGLEESLAEAIALSHDMGHTPFGHVGGDTLDECLRADGFTNGFEHNFQSFRVVTKLEKRYKPFLGLNLTFATLEGILKHSYPYKKSFLPESIHEQFNLDTHPSIEAMVVDRADEIAYMTHDIDDGVNSGLIGFETLKESRIIQEVLALVAEEGVSQESGSEMFRYRFSSHLINYLVYALLEHSRNRVDNSRVLAAVIDSETALPIGFDRELETDIKKLKKILFQELYQHKQIMRRMYAGKQAIKGLYHAMMEEEKILPGYYLSQIKERNKHRVIADYIASLSDRNALGLYNELYGRL, encoded by the coding sequence ATGCAGCCACATGAGAGGTTTTACGGCATAAATGACGATTTCCGTTCCCCTTACGCACGTGACCGTGACCGGGTGATCCACTCCGGAAGTTTCAGAAAGCTTGAGTATAAGACGCAGGTCTTCCTTAACCAGGAAGGGGACTTTTTTCGTACCCGGCTGACCCACTCGCTGGAGGTCTCGCAGATCGCCCGTTCCATCAGTTCGCAGCTGGGTCTGGAGGAGTCTTTGGCCGAGGCTATCGCCCTTTCGCATGATATGGGTCACACTCCTTTCGGCCATGTGGGCGGCGATACACTTGACGAATGTCTGCGGGCTGATGGTTTTACAAACGGGTTTGAGCATAATTTCCAGAGCTTTAGAGTTGTGACAAAACTGGAGAAGCGTTACAAGCCGTTTTTGGGGCTCAACCTCACCTTTGCGACGCTCGAAGGGATACTGAAACACTCCTACCCCTACAAAAAATCATTTTTACCTGAAAGTATTCACGAACAGTTCAATCTCGATACGCACCCCTCTATCGAGGCAATGGTGGTAGACAGGGCAGACGAGATCGCTTATATGACCCATGATATAGACGATGGCGTCAATTCTGGACTTATCGGTTTCGAGACCTTGAAAGAGAGCCGGATCATTCAGGAGGTCCTGGCATTGGTGGCAGAGGAAGGGGTAAGTCAGGAGTCTGGCAGCGAGATGTTCCGCTACCGCTTCAGCTCGCACCTTATCAACTATCTTGTCTATGCGCTGCTGGAACATTCACGAAACAGAGTCGATAACTCCAGGGTGTTAGCCGCTGTTATAGACAGCGAGACTGCATTGCCGATCGGTTTTGACAGGGAGCTGGAGACCGATATCAAGAAGCTGAAAAAGATCCTTTTTCAGGAACTTTACCAGCACAAACAGATCATGCGCAGGATGTATGCCGGAAAACAGGCAATCAAAGGGCTCTACCACGCGATGATGGAAGAGGAGAAGATTCTTCCGGGTTACTATCTTTCACAGATAAAAGAGCGTAACAAACATCGCGTTATTGCAGATTATATCGCCTCGTTGAGCGATCGGAACGCTCTTGGCCTCTATAACGAGTTATATGGCCGTCTGTAA
- a CDS encoding MOSC domain-containing protein — translation MHYPVVIHHLFSSPAHNYFTRQKFDVGNAPTLKHQKIFLEASKGIANDRFEHGRYPITFFSLEVAQEMEKAFGFTIDPEIFRRNIIISGINLCELIGRRFTIGDVTYEGMAHCNPCTWMDAVIGKGAYALMKGRGGLRAKVIKGGALSLGSVMLQSDIILKEEAITPLTISRLPKG, via the coding sequence TTGCACTACCCTGTCGTTATCCACCACCTTTTCAGTTCACCTGCGCATAACTATTTCACACGTCAAAAATTTGACGTGGGCAACGCTCCTACCCTTAAACATCAAAAGATTTTTCTCGAAGCGTCCAAAGGTATTGCAAACGACCGTTTTGAGCACGGGCGTTATCCCATCACCTTTTTCTCTTTGGAGGTGGCACAGGAGATGGAGAAAGCATTCGGTTTCACGATTGATCCGGAAATCTTCCGCCGTAACATCATCATCTCCGGTATCAACCTCTGTGAGCTGATCGGCCGGCGTTTCACTATCGGTGATGTCACGTATGAAGGGATGGCCCACTGCAACCCCTGCACCTGGATGGACGCGGTGATAGGCAAAGGTGCCTACGCCTTGATGAAGGGTCGGGGCGGCCTGCGCGCCAAGGTAATCAAAGGGGGTGCGCTCAGCCTTGGCAGTGTCATGCTTCAAAGCGATATAATATTGAAAGAAGAGGCTATTACGCCCTTGACGATCAGTAGATTACCAAAAGGATAA